Genomic window (Dyadobacter fanqingshengii):
TGGAAAACAAATAAGCCGGATCCACGCTCGTGGCCTGGACGGGATTTTTGTTGACATCTTCAAAGCCCTTGTCGCAGGAGCTGGCGAGGAGGGCGATGACGGTTAGGTATGTTAGTATTTTTTTCATTTAATGAATGACTGAATGACCGGCTCGCCGGTGCGATGATTGATTGAATGAGTGAATGAGTGAATGACCGGTTGCTGTCGCGGTGAATTATTCACTTACAACTTGATATTCAGGTTTAAACCGTAGCTTCTTGTGGTTGGAAGTGTGTGCGTTTCGATGCCTTGTAAATTGTCGGAAGCGGATACTTGTGCTTCGGGATCGAGGTTATCAATGTATTTTTTGAGTAAAAACACATTGTTGCACATGGCCGAAATGCTTAAACCCTTGATAAAGGTCTTTTCTTTCAAAAAGCGTGAGAGGTCGTAGCCCAGCGAAATTGTTCTCCATCTTACAAATGCGCCGTTGTAAACAAATGGTGTGGCAATGTTGGTGCTGCGGTAAGCCGTATAAAACTGCTGTGCTTCAACGCGTTGCGTATTTGGAGCGCCTTCCGGCGTTACGCCTTCCAATAAAACACCACCGTCACGTCCTACAAGCGAAGGTTTGGATATTCCCTCGCGGAGGAAGTTCAGGTTGGAATTGGAAAGGATCTTGTTACCCGCTTTGAAATCGATTTGCGTTCCGATCCGGATCCCTTTCACATTGATTGTGTTCACCCAGGCGCCCACCCAGGTCGGAATGGCGCTGCCGAATGTGGTGAGGCTCCCTTGCTGCGGCAATCCGCCCGAAGTTACAATGTTGCCCTGCGCGTCGCGTTTGTAGTCGAATCCGCGTAAAGAGGCGAGGGGCTTGTCCACTTCGTGGGATACGATCCCAAAGAATTCGCCCGTTCCCACGTCAAATCTTTGTTGCCCTGCTGCCAGTTCAAGCACTTTACTAATGTTATAGCTTCCGTTGAAGCTCGTTTCCCAGGTTACGCCTTCTGTTCTCACAGGCACAAAAGTCAGCAGGAATTCTACGCCCTGGTTTCTCAATTTACCCACATTGACCTTGGTCTGACTGAAACCCGATGTATTGGAAATATCCACGTTCAGGATTTCGTCGACTGTATTTTTGCGATAGAAGGAGACGTCCAGATTCAGACGGCTGTCGAATGTTTTCATTTCGAGACCTACTTCTGTTTCCTTCACTTTCAATGGTCTGAGATTTGCGTTAGGTGCAACGGTCGAAGGCAGGTTCCCCAGTGCCGTCCCGTTAAAAGGGTTTGCATTGATCCCATAATATAAATTGTTGGAATATGGATCTGTATCGCCTCCAACTTCCGCATAAGCAGCTCTTAACTTGCCATAATTCAGCCAGTTAGGTGCGTTCGCGAATGCCTGGCTAAACACAAAGCTCGCGCTCACAGACGGATACAAATAACTGTTTGAAGCGGGGTTTAATGTTGAGAACCAGTCGTTACGCCCTGTAACATTCACGAATAAGAAGCCTTTGTACGAAAACTCGGCCGCTCCGTACACAGAGTTTACTTTCTTTTTACTATAACCATAATTGGGGTTTTTAACCTGGCCGTTCGCAATGGTGTAAAGGTCACGCACGTAAAAATTGGTTACCGCAGTAGATACATTGTCGCTGATCTGCTGCATCTGGTTTCCTCCCAAAGTGATATCTATGCCAAAATCTCCAAAGGTGCGGTTGGCGCCTACCAGGACGTCGAGGTTGCGCTCCCGAAAAGTCGCCACATCCTGATAGTAATAACCATTAAAACCTGTTGCAACGGCGCCGATTGACCTTGTTCCGGTGGGACGGTTGTAGTTATATGGCCTCGTGTAGTAATCCTGCCCAATGCGGCCCTGCACAAAAAGCCAGTCCGTGAAATCATAGCGCACAGACGTATTTCCGAAAATCCGGTCGCGGCGAACATTCTCAAAGCGGTCATAAGCCACCCAGTAAGGATTGTTCCGGTTGGTAAATCGAGCCAGCGGCATTTCGTTGCCGTTCGCGTCTTTGCGATTTTTCAGCCATTCCGTATCAATGCTCGTTGCCAGCGTGTAAATGGTCGTATTGGCATTCATATCCTGGATCCCGATCTGGGGTGGATTCTTATTATACTCGTTAGAATAATTCGCATTAACCTGCGCAGAAAGCTTGTCCGAAAATTTGTAGTTCAAACCCAGATTAAAGATCTTTTTATGGTAATCAGAATTCGGCATGATCGCATTCGCGTCCGTATTAGCGAACGATAATCTGAAATTTCCTTTCTCGTTTCCACCTGAAAGCGCAACTGAATTGGTAAAACTTGTTCCGGTCCGGTAGAAGTTTTTGATACGGTCTTTATTTGCTGAATAAGGCTTCGTGGTCCCGTCAAACTGAGGGGTAGGCGCGCCATCCATGCGCTCGCCAAAAGCAAAAACACCTGAACTTTGTGCTTCTCCGGTGGTGGTAGGGCGTTTTCCGAATTCACCCTGACCATATTCGTATTGGAAATCTGTATAGTCCAGTGCCTGCTGCGCCTGAAAATTGGAGTTGATCTCCACGCCGATGCCGGTTGTTTTGCTTCCGCTCTTGGTAGTAATAATGATCGCTCCGTCTTTCGCGCGGAAGCCGTAAAGTGCAGCTGCTGCGGCGCCTTTCAAGACGGTCATGGACTCAATGTCGTCCTGGTTAATGCTTTGCAAACCGTCCCCGGCATCGGATGAGCCGCCCGTTGGGTTCCCTGTTCCATTTCCGTTTGATCCGCCCGCAGAAACGCTGCTGTTATTAATGGGAATGCCGTTCACGATGATCAGCGGCGAGTTGTTTCCGCCGAAGGACGACTGGCCGCGGATACGGATTTTGGTTGATCCGCCCGGTCCGCTGGCTGGCGGCGTTACATTTAATCCGGCCACTTTTCCTTGCAGGCTGTTTCCCAGGTTCGTGGTGCGGTTTGTTGTAATTTCATCCGTATCAATTGTTGCTGTAGAATAACCCAGCTTTTTTGCATCCCGCTTGATTCCCAGTGCAGTGACCACAACCATTTCCAGATTGCGCTCGTCGGGTTTCATCGACAAATCGTATGTGCTTTGGCTTCCCAGGGTCACTTCCTCAGGTTTATAGCCCACGTAGGAAAATATCAGAACGCCGCCGGCGTCCGGAACGCTCAGCTGATACGTTCCTTCGGTATTTGTGGCGGTGCCCGCTTTCGTGCCTTTCACCACAATGCTCACGCCGGGAAGCGGCTGGCCCTTTTCATCAGAGACTTTCCCCGAGATTGTCCGGTCAATGGTCGAAGGATTATTGATGACGGCTGGGATCGCGCTGCCTGGTTCTGCATTGGCCTTGACCAGCACAACTTGCTTTCCCTCAATCTTATAAGCAATGTTAATAGGCTTGAAAAGCTGGTCCAGCACATCGGCCAGCGGCTTTTCAACCACATTGATCGAAACTTTTTGTTGCGAACGGATTAATGACGAATTGTACGTGAAACGGATCTGCGTCAGCTTATTGAGCTTGTTCAGAACCGATTTAATTTCCTGGTTATACACCTGGATCGTAACTTTCTGATTCAACATATCCTGGGCGTCGACAATGGCCGCAGCGGATAAACTCGAAAAGATAAAGGCAATTAATAATTGATAAAGTGATATTTTAAATGCATCATAGAGTAACCTGGACGGGAGTCGGTGTTGTTTCATATAATTAGTTGTTAGGTCAGTACTTCAAAGATTAGGACAAAAAATTCACAGATTTTGCATCATCCCATAGGCGGAAGTGGAGTTAAATTCAAGCATTTACACTAGCTGCAACCTTTGCTGGTAATCACAATCTTCCCGTCCACCATCTCATAGCTGGCACCGATCGCCTGGCAAATGGCACTCAGTCGCTGTTTGAGATTTTCGTCGCTGTATTGTGCGGTAATGATGCAATTGACAAGTATTTCCTGGTTGTAATCAATCACGATCCCGTACATTT
Coding sequences:
- a CDS encoding SusC/RagA family TonB-linked outer membrane protein, producing the protein MKQHRLPSRLLYDAFKISLYQLLIAFIFSSLSAAAIVDAQDMLNQKVTIQVYNQEIKSVLNKLNKLTQIRFTYNSSLIRSQQKVSINVVEKPLADVLDQLFKPINIAYKIEGKQVVLVKANAEPGSAIPAVINNPSTIDRTISGKVSDEKGQPLPGVSIVVKGTKAGTATNTEGTYQLSVPDAGGVLIFSYVGYKPEEVTLGSQSTYDLSMKPDERNLEMVVVTALGIKRDAKKLGYSTATIDTDEITTNRTTNLGNSLQGKVAGLNVTPPASGPGGSTKIRIRGQSSFGGNNSPLIIVNGIPINNSSVSAGGSNGNGTGNPTGGSSDAGDGLQSINQDDIESMTVLKGAAAAALYGFRAKDGAIIITTKSGSKTTGIGVEINSNFQAQQALDYTDFQYEYGQGEFGKRPTTTGEAQSSGVFAFGERMDGAPTPQFDGTTKPYSANKDRIKNFYRTGTSFTNSVALSGGNEKGNFRLSFANTDANAIMPNSDYHKKIFNLGLNYKFSDKLSAQVNANYSNEYNKNPPQIGIQDMNANTTIYTLATSIDTEWLKNRKDANGNEMPLARFTNRNNPYWVAYDRFENVRRDRIFGNTSVRYDFTDWLFVQGRIGQDYYTRPYNYNRPTGTRSIGAVATGFNGYYYQDVATFRERNLDVLVGANRTFGDFGIDITLGGNQMQQISDNVSTAVTNFYVRDLYTIANGQVKNPNYGYSKKKVNSVYGAAEFSYKGFLFVNVTGRNDWFSTLNPASNSYLYPSVSASFVFSQAFANAPNWLNYGKLRAAYAEVGGDTDPYSNNLYYGINANPFNGTALGNLPSTVAPNANLRPLKVKETEVGLEMKTFDSRLNLDVSFYRKNTVDEILNVDISNTSGFSQTKVNVGKLRNQGVEFLLTFVPVRTEGVTWETSFNGSYNISKVLELAAGQQRFDVGTGEFFGIVSHEVDKPLASLRGFDYKRDAQGNIVTSGGLPQQGSLTTFGSAIPTWVGAWVNTINVKGIRIGTQIDFKAGNKILSNSNLNFLREGISKPSLVGRDGGVLLEGVTPEGAPNTQRVEAQQFYTAYRSTNIATPFVYNGAFVRWRTISLGYDLSRFLKEKTFIKGLSISAMCNNVFLLKKYIDNLDPEAQVSASDNLQGIETHTLPTTRSYGLNLNIKL